The nucleotide sequence CCAACCTCCTGTTGGAAATCGGCGTCGTGAAGCTGGCGGCCGAATCATTCTGAGCTCATGGCCGCGGACGATTACAACGAACGCTTTGGCGGCGTCGGTCGCCTCTACGGTGCTGGCTCGCTCGATAAACTGACGGCCGCGCACGTCGCGGTGATTGGCGTCGGAGGCGTGGGCTCGTGGACAGTCGAAGGTCTTGCTCGCAGCGGAGTGGGTGCGCTCACCCTCATCGACCTCGACGACCTGTGTGTGACCAACGTCAACCGTCAGTTGCCCGCGCTCGACGGCAACCATGGCCGACCCAAAGTTGAGGCTCTGGCGGAGCGCGTGCGCTTGATCAATCCGGCGTGTGCGGTGACACCGGTTTCTGAATACATCACGGCCAGCAACGCCGATCGCCTGCTCGCGCCGAAGTTTGACGTGGTGGTGGATGCCATCGACGGCACCACGAACAAGGCCGACCTCATCGGCGCCTGCGTGCGCCTCGGCCAACGCTGTGTAACGGTGGGCGGGGCGGGCGGCAAACGTGACGCCTCGCAGCTCCGCATTGGCGACTTGGGTGAAGCGTGGGGCGACGAACTCCTCAAAATGGTGCGCAAGAAACTCCGCCGCGAACACGGCTTCGCGCGGGGTGAAGGCAACCGCTACGGCGTGCGCTGCATCTATTCGGCGGAGAACCCGACTTACCCCTGGGCCGACGGCACCTGCAGCACGGAACCCGAACCCGGCAGCAACCTGAAACTCGATTGTGCGAGTGGCTTCGGCACGGCGGTCTGGGTCACCGGAGCCATGGGCCTTGCCGCCGCGCAGGAAACCGTGCGCTGGATCGTGGAAGGTGACGAGTGGGACAGGAGCTGAGCGGCAGATGCAGGAGAAGTAATTCCACGCAGATCGCTGACCCGATCGGATGTGAAGGAGCATTCCCGGACCCAGCGCCGGGTCATGGGATCCAGCCAACGCGGATGGGAGTTTACCGCATGTTTCGTTACCCAAGCGCAGGAGCGAGCTTGCGCGCGACAACGTCTGCCGCTCAGCGCAAATCCAACGCGTTCATCGCGCGCAAGCCCGCTCCTACGTGCCGACCCAGTGCGAATGAAGCCGTGGCTTCGGCATGGCGGTTTAGATCACCAGTCTCATAAACCTCGCGGTCGCCCAAAAAATGGTGCGTTGGATTGTGGAAAGTGGCGCAGGGAGCGGCAGCTGAATGGTGGATGTCTCCGGAATTCTACCGCAGAGATCACCGAGTAAAAACAGAGAGCTCGGGGGGCTAGCTGGCCGCCACCAACACGGGGTTGAGAAGACCTGGTTGGAGCAGGTATCCCAGAGGGAAGGGATCATCGGATTTTCCGGCATTTCGTTTATGCCAATTTTCGGCGATTTGTTTGAGGTCACCCGCTTTGATGAGTGTGACCGTGGCTCCGCAATCGACGGTGAATTGCATAGCGAGCATCTGGGACTCGATGGTGAAGTCTGGACCGATAACCCAAAAACCGGCCACCGGCCTTTCAGAAGTTTTGATATAGTTTTCGAACTGCTTGATATGGTCTTTCAGGTGGACCGGTGATTCTTTCGATTTGTTGTCCCAGATGATCACTTTGTCTCGAAACGAAAGAATACCATCGGCGTGGGCGGAACCGATTAACTTCAGCGGTTTGTGGTGAAGCCGGTTTTCAAACAA is from Synoicihabitans lomoniglobus and encodes:
- a CDS encoding tRNA threonylcarbamoyladenosine dehydratase — its product is MAADDYNERFGGVGRLYGAGSLDKLTAAHVAVIGVGGVGSWTVEGLARSGVGALTLIDLDDLCVTNVNRQLPALDGNHGRPKVEALAERVRLINPACAVTPVSEYITASNADRLLAPKFDVVVDAIDGTTNKADLIGACVRLGQRCVTVGGAGGKRDASQLRIGDLGEAWGDELLKMVRKKLRREHGFARGEGNRYGVRCIYSAENPTYPWADGTCSTEPEPGSNLKLDCASGFGTAVWVTGAMGLAAAQETVRWIVEGDEWDRS